CTCATTGGTCGAGATACCGAAGCCGGGCACCATCTTCAAAACATCCTCAAGGTTGCGCGCTCCCATGTTCCTGATCTCGTCGGCAGTGATAATGGTGGCAATGGCCGGAGCTTTGCGCAGCGTGGTGTGGCGCTTGGTGGCAGTGACCAGGTCCTGCTCCTCGAAAAACATCAGCAGTTCCTGAGCTTCGGTTGGAGTGCTACGTTCCTCCACCTGGGTTGACGGCTCCAGAAGGGGATCAGCCCCTTTAGCCGTTGAGTTTCCTGCCATGGCCAGCGCGCATGTCACAACAGCAATCAACGCCTTCTTTTTCATATTCCGCTCCATTGAAAATGAATATCTGCCAAATCACATTACATATTCCACTGTACGCTAGTGCTAAACTTGATTTTCATTAAAGCAATTCGGCGACTTATACTTTAGTTGCTGTCAAATGAAAACGATAACCGCGTATCAGTATAACCAGCTTTTGGGTGTATTCAAGAAACGGTTGATAATTTCAATTGATTTTTCATCTATTAGTATTCAAGAGGCTTTATGACGGTCTGGCAATGGTAGCAGTATTTGAAGCTGTGTTTGAATTGTAAAAAGCATGTAATAAATAGGTACCTGTGTCGTTCGTGAACGTGCCGGATGCAGACAATCTGCCCATTTGGTTTTTGAAGCAACAAGAGGAATTTTGTCCTAAAGATTTCCTCCCAAAAGGCGATTAGGAAAAGACAAGAATTCTACACGCTTGCCAGGAGGGGATTATGAAAAGAATGCTGAAGCCGTTTGCTATCGGTGCTGCACTGTTTGCGCTATGTTCCGGGTCATGTTTGGCAGAAGAGATAAAAATCTCCGCCGGCGGGGCTCCGGCTGACAGTATTATCAAGCCGATCACCGCACCATTCGAGAAGGCCACTGGTGACAAGATCAACCTGATTTTCGGCGGCGCCACCATATCATTCAAGGTTTTCGACCGCGGTGATTCCGAAGTGGTCTTTGCCGGCTCATCGTTTGATGATCTTCTTGCCGCACTTAAGAAGGAGAACTATGAGGTCAAGGACAAGTCGGTCTACCATGTAGAGACCATCGGCAAGAGCCAGATCTATGTTGCCATTAATAAGGACAATCCGGTAAAGGCACTCACGAAGGAGCAGATCAAAGGGATCTATACCGGCAAGATCCAGAACTGGAAAGAGGTCGGCGGCAATGATGACGCGATCATGGCCATCATCTCCACGCAAAACCCGGCAACCATGGGGGCGTTCAAAAAGATGGCCCTTGATGGCGCCGATTACCTGAAAGACAATCTTGATGTCCCGACATACCCCGAAATCACCAATACCATTGCTGCCAATCCCAACGCTATCGGCTTCGGTCCCTACTCCCTGAGTGCCCAGGGAAACAAGATTCCCCAGATGCCGGAGTTTGTCCGGCCAGTGGTTGCAGTGACCAAAGGGAGCCCCAGTGCCAAGATCAAGCGGTTGCTGGATTTCATCAAAGGCGATGGCCAGAAATATGTAAAACCCTGAACCTTCGTTCGATCGGGAGGTGCGGGTAATGCACCTCCCTCTTTTATCCGGTATGCTGGTGTCAGCATTGATTGCCGTTAAGGAGTTGCACCATGAAGATCAGGTCAAAGTTGCTCATAAACACCCTGTTTGTGCTGGCGATTGCGTCTACAGTCGCTATCACCAGCATTGTCGGGATGTCGAAGGTGCGGGCCACTCTTCGGGAACTGACCCAGAAGAGCACCCCTTTCCAGATAAAGACCATGGAAGCCCAGCGCTCGCTGCATGCTGCGCTGGCTGAACTGGCCAGTCTTGAGGGGACCCAGAATGAAGCAGCTTTTCAGGCGGCAAAAAGTCGTGGCGAAACTGCGGTTGCTGAAGCCATCAAGGCTCAGAACGAACTTGCCGCGATGAGCGGCGAGAAGGCTGAGACCAAGCTGAAAACTGTTGCTGACGAACTTGTCTCCCTGACCGGCCAGCGCCTTGCGGCAGAGGCCGCAGCTCAGCAGGTCTCTCAGAAGATCGGCCAGGAGTTGACCGGTGTCAGGCAGCGGTTGAACGCCTTGGACAAGCGGGTAAGAGGGTTGCAGTCCACCACCAGCCGCGCCTACTCCCAGTCGGTGGCTGCGACTGGAAAGGTTTCCTCTAATCTGCGCAATGTCGAGATGTTGCGCTTGACTTTGAAGGACATGCAGCTCGCTTTCAATGATCTTCAGAGGGCAAATACGAAAAAATCGATCATGCTGGCCCAAGGAAGATTCAATTCGGCGCTCAATAAGGCGAAGAGCAGCGAGCATGCGAAGAGCAATCCAGGGCTTGCCGAAGACATGAAGATGACGCAGGTCAAAACGACTGAGTTGATTAAAGAGCTCAATGCTCTTGTCGCTGCCGACGGCAAGGGCGATACTGCCGCACGCGACAGGCTTATCGCTGAGGCTGGAGAGAAGATCGGCGCCTCGCTTATTATGGTTGAGCAGGAGATCAACTCCTCGTCGCAAAATTATCAGAATGAAACGGCCCGCCAGGAAGGGCTTTATTCAAACAGCGGCGACTCGACCAATGTTTTGGTTGCCAATGCCGCCTTCCTTTCCCAGGCGATGTTGTTAGATGGTTTGACTAGCAGGGTTTTCATTGCCAACACACTGAAAGAGGTGGAAGAACTCAAAGCTCAGATCCAGTCGGTTAGAAAGGAGCTGGCAGTTTCGCGCAAGGCTCTGGAAGGATATTTGAGGAAACTGAAGGCCAAAGAAGAGCTCAACATGCTCAGTAACGGGGCTACTGCGCTTGCCGCAGTGGAAGAGATGATCGTCTCTGACAGCGGCGTGATCGCCCGGATTTCCAAGAGGATTGAGCTGAAGGCGCGGGCGGCCGCTGCATCCGCCGAACTCCGGAAATACGCCGAAGAGCAGGCGGCAATCGGTCGTAAGAATATTGAAGGGGCCCAGGCAACCCAGGAAAAATCGGTATCTTCATTGAACAACGTTGTTAAGTCGAGCACCCTTCTTGTCGGAATCATCTGGGTCGTTGCCGCGCTTGCCGGGTCATTCTTCGGCATCTGGATCTACCGCTCCGTTACGTCTCCTTTGAAAAAACTGATCTCTGCCGCTGATACCATCGCCTCGGGAGATCTCAGGGTGGATCTCTCCGGCGCTTCCAATGACGAGATGGGTAATGTCCAGAGTTCCATGTTTACTATGTCGGGTGGGCTCCACGGCATGGTTGAAGAGCTACGGGGGGCGGTCAAGCGGCTCGATGACAACAGCGGTCATCTCAATAAGGCCGCCATGGACGTTGGTGACGGGGCAGAGAAACAGGCCTCGACTGTCACCCAGACCAAAGAGGCCATGGTGCAGATGGTCCAGGTTTCGGCGGAAATGGCCCGCGATGCCTCTTCCGTTGCCGATGCTGCCAACGAAATGCGAAAAATGGCGGAATCCGGCGCGACGACAATTATGGAGACCGCTTCCGAACTCGACTCCTTTATTATCGGTGTTGAAGAGTCAGGCAAAAAGATTGAATCGCTTGGCGCCAAGTCTGAACAGATCGGGGAGATTCTGGACCTGATCAAAGGGGTGGCTGACCAGACCAACCTGCTTGCTCTCAATGCGGCCATCGAAGCTGCACGGGCCGGAGAAATGGGGAGAGGTTTTGCCGTGGTCGCTGACGAGGTCCGATCGCTGGCCGAACGCACGACGAGCGCCACCAATGATATTGGCGTGATGATCAAGGACATGCAGGAGGGGGTCAAGATTTCGGTCGCCGGCATGCTTGAGGAAAAACGTGGCGTTGCCAAGCTCAAAGAAAAGACCTCTGCCGCCTTGACCTCAATCGGGACCATCTCTTCTTCTGTGACCAACGTTGCCGAAATGATTCAACGAATGGCCACTGCGTCCGAGGAGCAGTCAGCCACTGCGGAAACTGTGTCGCGCGACATGGAAAGCATGGCCGGCATTGCCGGCGATCTGGTCGGGACCGTATCAGAGATCAAGACTGCCATCGATACCATGAATGGAGTCATTACCGATCTTGACCGGGTGATTGAGAAGTTCAAGGTTTGAGGGCCAGCGATACTTCGCTGGCAAGAATGATTCCTGAAGGCTGCCCGAAACCGGGCAGCCTTTTTTTATCAGCTGCCTGAAAAGGCTAAAGCGAAACAGTCTGTGGAGGCTTATCGGTTTTTATACTTCAACAGCGTGCAGCCTTTTCTCCGGAATGATTCGAGGAAATCGGTTAGGCCCTCTGCTGTCTGCGGTTTACAGAATAAATAACCCTGGATCTCCTCACATCCCCCTTTTTTGAGTAAATCCAACTGCTCAAGAGTTTCAACCCCTTCAGCAACAACGTTGAGATTCATATGATGGGCCATGGCGATAATTGTTGCCACTATTGCGGCATCCTCGGTCCGTTCCACAACATCGTCGACAAACGACTTGTCTATCTTCAGCGTATCAATCGGGAAGCGTTTCAGGTAGTTGAGTGACGAATAGCCTGTGCCGAAATCGTCGATGCTGATAGTGACCCCCATGGCCTTAAGGCGCTGCAGAATGGTGATAGTCTCACTTATATTGTGGGTCAGGGCGCTTTCCGTTATTTCCAGGTCGACAAATTGGGCAGGGAGCCCGCATTTTTCTATAATATCGGCAATTCTATCCACAAATTCCGGTCGGACAAACTGTCTTGTCGAAATGTTAACCGAAACCCGCAATGACGCATGACCCATATTGTGCCAGATGAGGGTTTGCTTACAAGCTGTCTCAAGCACCCACTCTCCGATCTGGACAATCAACCCGGAAGCTTCGGCTATTGGGATGAACTCTGCCGGAGACACCATTCCCAATGAGTCATTATGCCAGCGGATCAACGCCTCTAAGCCGTTTATGGTGCCGGAGCGGATATCGAGTTTTGGCTGGTAATGAAGCTGCATTTCATTCCGTTCAAGAGCGCGGCGCATCTGCGTTTCTACCCTTAGTCGGGAATTCATTTTCAGGTTCATCTCCTCGGCGAAAAACTGGAATCCATTTCTGCCGAGCTCCTTGGCATTGTACATGGCGGTGTCGGCTTTTTTCACAAGGACATCGATACTGTCGCCGTCATCAGGGAACACCGCTATGCCGACGCTGGCAGTCATGAAATAATCCCGATCCTGGATGACAAACGGAATGGCCAGAAGGCCGCTGAAATTTTCCGCGACAGTTATTATGTCGCTCATGTTGGAGATGCAGGTGAGCAGGATGACAAACTCGTCGCCACCGAACCGGGCAAGGGTATCGGAACTCCGCACAAAGGAAAGAAGGCGGTTTGCTACGCTTTTGAGCAGCATGTCGCCGGTAGCATGCCCCATGGTATCGTTGACGACTTTGAAATGATCGAGATCAATCAGAAGCAGGGCTACCAAGTCTCCACGACGACGGGCACCGGTGATGGCCTGAACCATCCGATCATTGAGCAGGGACCTGTTTGGGAGGCCGGTAAGCTGGTCATGCGTTGCCTGGTGCAGCAGTTCGTCCTGAAACCGGCGCTGCATTGAGATGTCGTGGAACATGTAACAGTCTGCAGTTCCGGTTTCTGTTGGAATGGAAGTGATAGAGATTTCCGATACTAATTTTGTCCCATCCCGGTGAATCAGTGACAGTTCCCGTTTTTCGTGCTTTGCTCGCTCGATGGTTTCGTCAATCGATGATTTGTCGCCATTAATAAAGGTAAAGGCTGAGGTTCCGACCAAGTCCTGCAGCGATTGGCCGACAAGCAGGCAAAAAGCAGGATTTGCGTCCAGGACGATGTGCGTGCCCGGGTCAACAAGAAGAATTCCCTGATCGGTTCGTTCTACCACGAGCCGGTGGCGTTCTTCAGACCGTTCAGTTTCCTTATGCGAGTCGGCAAGGCGCCTGACGCTCCAGGCGAAAATTCCGGTTACCATGCCTCCGCAGATGATAATCCAGCCCAAAAAGTAGGCGACTGATTTTTCTCCTTCATGATAGATGCTTCTGTGGGCGTCTACTCTCAGAATCAGTGCCGGCTCTCCAGATAATCCCGCGAGCATGGTGTAGCCGTAAATCTGTCCGCTCTGGTCAGTTTTCAGAGCCAGCTTTTGGCCCGCAGCCAGCAGTTGTCTCACCTGGGCGAACTCTTCGCTTTGAGGTTTGTTGTCGATCGCAACAATTTTGAGCGGCAGCTTTAGATTGTCGGCAATTCTTGCGACCGTTTTGGGTGACAGAAACCGGCCCATTACCAAGGTTCCCTTGATCGGTCCCTTGTAGCTGCTGGTTATGACAGGCTTTGCCACAACCAGCAGCACCCCCTCGGGAAGATTCAGGATGCCGAAGCGATTGTCGCTCGGCGCAGCAAAGTTGGTCAGTGTCTGGGTGTGGACGAGATGCTCGCGTAGGGAGGCGGGGAATTTGGCTCCTATCCCGTGATCCAGGTCGTAAGCTCCTTCGTAAACTGGCGCGCCTTGGAAGTCGTAGTAGGAAAGAACGCTCAATCTCAGTTTTGCAAAGGTTTCCGGCGATAGGTTGTCTACAATGAATTTGTTGTTGCGATCCTGAACGAATTTGTAGGCATCGTCCCACCCTGAATAATCACTACAGAGAGTATTGAGATGGTCGATATCCTCGCTGATGAGCCTGACGGCTCGATCTACGTTTCGCTGCATCTCTCTTTTTTCGAGCTGGATAAAGCTTTCAATTATGAAAAACCGCGCTCCAGCACAGATCAGAATAAGAGTCAGACCGAAGACAACAATTGGCAAAGGGAGCTTACGGATGGCTTTGGGCACTTGCCTAGTCAAGAGATGACCCTTTCAGCCGGTTGCTGAAGTTCTTTTGCAGCTTGCTGATCTTGGGGTCTATGACCAAGCGGCAGTATGGCTGGTGAGGGTTCAGGCGGTAGTAATCCTGGTGGTAATCTTCCGCAGGGTAAAAGACGTCGAAGGGGACGATCTCGGTAACGATCGGATCGGGCCAGAGCTTGGCCGCTTCGGCTGCCGCCAAGGATTGTTCGGCAACCTCCCGTTGTTTGCTGTCGTGGTAGAAGATGGCAGAGCGATATTGGCTGCCGATGTCGGCACCCTGGCGGTTCAAGGTGGTCGGGTCGTGAATCCGCCAAAAAACATCGAGCAGGTCGTCAAAAGAGATAATGTCAGGATCAAAGTTGATCTGCACCGCCTCGGCATGGCCGGTCTCGCCGCTGCAGACATCATTGTAGCTAGGTTTTGCGATATCTCCCCCGCTATAACCCGAGACAACGCTCTCCACTCCCTTTAACCTGGTAAATACCGCCTCAACACACCAGAAACAACCGGCAGCCAGTGTTGCGATCTCTAATTGTTTCGCCATGGTGTAAGCCCCGTTCTGTTAGCCCTTGTTGCAATGATACCAGAAAAAAGGCCGATTCAAAAAAATCCATGTAATGACCTGTTGCGCTTGGTCGCAAGGGATGGTTAAGTGTTAATTACGGTCGGCTGGTACTTAACTGCGGGAGGTGTCATGAGCAGCGTTATTCTTGCCCTTGATCAAGGGACTACCAGTTCCCGGGCCATAGTGTTTGATATTCGGGGGGAAGTACGTGCCGTTGCCCAGCATGAATTTCGCCAGATTTTCCCTCAGCCCGGCTGGGTTGAGCACGACGGCAGGGAGATCTGGTCGTCTCAGGCCGGGGTTGCTGCCGAGGCGCTGGCCAGTGCCGGGGTGTCTCCGCGGGATGTGGCGGCAATAGGGATTGCCAATCAGCGGGAGACCACTCTTCTCTGGGACCGCAAGAGCGGGGAACCGTTGCATAATGCCATTGTCTGGCAGGATCGGCGGACTGCGCAGCATTGCGACCGGCTTAAGCAGGATGGGCTGGAGCCGATTTTCCGGGCAAAAACCGGGCTGGTGCTCGATGCCTACTTTTCCGGGACCAAACTGACCTGGCTGCTGGACAATATCCCAGGGGCCAGGGAGCGGGCAGAGGCAGGCGACCTGGCGTTCGGCACCGTAGATAGCTGGCTGGCCTGGAACCTCTCCGGCGGCAGGTTGCATATCACCGATGCCAGCAACGCCTCGCGCACCCTGATGTTCAATATCCATTCGCTTGAGTGGGATAAGGAACTGCTCGACATTTTGCGGATCCCGGCTGCGCTGTTGCCTAAGGTGGTTGATTCCAGCTCAGTCTATGGCTGCTGCTCGGGCAATATCTTTGAATCTATCCCCATCGGCGGCATGGCGGGCGACCAGCAGGCTGCGCTCTTTGGTCAGGGTTGCGGTAAAGAGGGGATGGCGAAAAATACCTATGGCACCGGCTGCTTCATGCTGATGCATACCGGGGCACGACCGGTTACTTCTGGGCATAACCTCCTCACCACCGTGGCCTGGCAGATCAATGGCGCGGCTGAATATGCCCTGGAAGGATCTGTGTTTATCGCCGGAGCCGCAGTGCAGTGGCTTCGGGACGGGCTGGGGATAATCCGCGACTCAGCCGAGGTTGAGGCGTTGGCCGCAACTGTTACCGATAACGGCGGTGTCTATTTCGTGCCGGCATTTTCAGGGCTGGGTGCTCCTCACTGGGACCCATATGCGCGGGGAACCATTGTCGGTATCAGCCGGGGCACCACTGCGGCCCACATTGCGCGTGCCGTGCTGGAAAGCATCGCCTTCCAGACGGATGACCTCCGTGCTGCCATGGAGTCAGATTCCGGGGTTCTGCTATCCGAGCTGCGTGTTGATGGCGGCGCGTCGGTCAACAATCTGCTGCTGCAGTTTCAGGCCGACTTGCTCGGGGTCAATGTGGTTCGCCCCATGGTCCGGGAAACCACGGCGCTTGGCGCGGCATACCTCGCCGGTCTCGCGGTCGGCTTCTGGAGTGATCGGAACGAAATTGAGCGTTTCTGGCAACGTGATCGTCTCTTTACTCCCCTGATGGCGTCTGATAGGGTAAGCATGCTCAAACAATTCTGGGCAAAAGGGCTGGGCCGGTCCATGGGCTGGGACGCCCCCTGAACAGCAACAACAGGCAACCATTCGGTGACTGTAATGGCCAGGAAGAAGAAACGGAAACAACTCGGAACCGGCGGACTGCATCTGGTTGCCCTTTTTGAAGGGGCTAAAGGGGTGCTTGTTCTTGTGACCGGCTTCGGCCTCCTGGCGTACATCCACAAAGACGTCCATGAGGCGGCAGTCCAGCTTGTCCGGCATTTTCACCTGAATCCCGCCAGTCATTACCCCCGCGTTTTCCTTGACCTTATGGAGCGGGTCCATAGCCCTCAGCTGTGGGCTATGGCAGGTGCGGCACTGCTCTATGCTTCTGTGCGCATTGCCGAAGCAATAGGGCTTTGGTTGCGCCAGCGCTGGGCCGAGTGGTTCGGCGTGTTGACCGGGGGGATCTATATCCCGGTCGAGATCTATGAAGTTACCCGGAGTGTTACCTGGCCCAAGGTCACGGTGCTCCTGGTAAACGGGCTGATCGTGGCGTATCTGATAGTGGAAGTGTCGCGTTCCGGCAAGAAACGGTTGTGAAGTTCGGAGGTTTTTCTGTGTGGGGCAAAGATCAATGATGGCACCGATTTTTGAAAAGGGCTTTACCGTAAGGTCCTATGAGGTTGATTCCAAGGGTAGGGTGCGAGTTACCGCCATTCTTAACTATCTGCAGGAAGTAGCCGGTGATCACGCCCGGCTATTGGGGGTTGCGGTACGTGACTTGCTGCCGCAAGGGCTGACTTGGGTCATTTCCCGCATGCATCTTAAGCTGTTTGCCGAAGTTTCTTCCCGCGAAGAGCTGCTGCTACGCACCTGGCCTTCAACACGAGATGCCCGCTTTACCTGCAGAGAATTTGAACTGTCGACAGCAGACGGTCGGTTGCTCGGCGCTGCCACAGCTTCATTTGCCGTACTGGACATTGCTACCCGCAGACCGGTGGAGACCAGTCGGCTCCCAGCTTACCCTTTGGTCGCCAGGCGGGCAATTGTTGATGACTTTGCCACGATCCCGCGCCTTGCCGAGCCGGAATCGGAACTTACATTCCGGGTGGGGAGAGAGGAGCTCGACATCAACAACCATTTGAACAACGTAGTCTACGCAGGCTGGGCATTGGAGACGGTGCCTAAAACGGTTGCGGAGCAAAGCCGGTTGGCTGATCTGGAGATCGTCTTTCGGAGCGAAGCGTTTTATGGCGAAACGGTTGTCGCTCGGTCCTCGATAATGGCTGATGCGGCGCATGACACCTATCTCCACCAGATTGTGCGGGCTGAAGATGGCTTAGAGCTGGCCCGGCTCATATCCCGGTGGCAGCCTGAAGTGGCTGAACACTGAGTATCGCGCATTATCCGGATGACAAGCGGCCTGTATACGGTGAGTCCTGACAATCCCATTGACACGCTACGGTCATTTTGTTAGTTTCTGTCAATCTGGCGGGATCATTGCATCTATATATTTGATTTAAAATGCGATCTTCTCATTAAATTTACTGGTAAGGTAGTTAATTGAAACGGTATACCAACTACAGCCGCATACCGATCTCTCTGGTTTTAGTGATTATCTGCGTAGGTCTTATCTCGCTGGGATTGCGGCTGCCTTCCCTCAGCGGGGTTTCATCCTCCTCAAAACCCAAGCCTCGTCCTCGTGCCACAGTCCAGACCCAGATCAAGACCTGCAAGGAAAAAATATGCCATGTGGCCCAGGATGCCTTGGTTATCAAGGTATTCTCCCTGGCGCCGACTCGCTATATCCTTTTTAGCTGTATCCAGGAAACACCGGTCTGTGAAAGGCCGATCTTTGTCTCACCTGCATCATCCCGCGCTTCCCCATTCTTCTCCTGATTTATGAGCTGTTGACATCTGGCCCAGTTAAATGACGATTGCGCCCTGCAGGTTTCGCCATTTCGAGACTCGAAAATGGTTATTCGCCACAGGGATGCTTCGCAAAACTTGCAAGTTTTTAAACCATGCACGTTTTGCGAACTCATGCGGAGCTAATATGACAACTCTTTCAATTGTAATCCCTGTTTATAATGCAGAGAAGACAATAGAGTCGCTGTGCAACACTCTTATCAGTCTTTATTTAAACAAGTATGACCTTGAGATTGTTTTGGTAAATGACTGCAGCAAAGACAGTACGGATCTGATCTGCCGCAGGATCCAGCTGCAGCATGCGGAAACTATCCAGTACCTTCGGTTGTCCAGAAATTTTGGCGAGCATAATGCCGTAATGGCAGGGTTAAATTATGCAAGCGGCGATTATTGCGTAATTATGGATGACGACTTCCAAAACCCGCCGGAAGAGGTTGGGCGGCTGGTCGAGGAGATCTTAAAAGGGTATGACGTGGTCTATTCCCGCTATCCGACAAAGAACGACCACCTGTTCAGAAATATCGGCAGTAAGATCAATGACAAGATGGCCAATGTAATCCTCAGCAAACCGGCAGGTCTTTACCTCTCCAGCTTCAAGGCAATAAATCGCTTCCTGGTCAATGAAATAGTCAAGTACACCGGTCCGGACCCATACATTGATGCCATAATCCTCCGTTCCACCAGAAGCATCGGCTCGATTGAGGTGCGACATGATCTAAGAAAACAAGGTCGGTCGGGCTATACGTTCATGAAGCTGGTATCGCTCTGGGGCAACATGGTGGTGAGCTACTCGCTTATTCCTCTGCGGATCCTCGGATTATTCGGGTTCATTATGACTCTGATCGGGATCTATTTCGGGGCAAATACCTTGATAGATTACATCTTTCCCAGTATTGACGACCCTACCGAGTTCGAGACCTTAATGTCGGTGACTGCATTTTTCAGGGGATTTCAGCTGCTTGCCATCAGTGTTGTCGGTGAATATGTCGGCAGGGTCTATCTTTCGCTCAATAGTGATCCGCAATTTATTGTGCGGGAAAAGTTTTCGCTACGCAAAAAAAGCCATGTTGTAAGCATTTACCGGGGAGCGGATGGAGACGCCAATGACAGTAGCTCTCGTGCAGCAAAACAGGATTGATCTGGTGCCAGACCAAGGGAAAACGCCGCCTCAGCTCCATGGGCACTCCTTGCCTACCCTTTCCGCTCTTGTCAGGTCCAGGGTTGCCGAGGAGTCTCTTCATGCCGATAAAGCGCTGGATGACTGGATCGATGAGCGCCTGGCCAATCCCAGGCTGACGGTGAGCCAGTTGCCATTGGCCGCGATGAAGCGGTGGGCGATCGATCCCGAGTCCGGTAACATTGTCCATGAAACAGGCCGGTTCTTTACCTTTACCGGGGTCGAGGTTCGGCACAGGACTTCCAGTGGAGAACTGGAGTGGGACCAGCCGATCATTGATCAGCCGGAGTTCGGCATCCTCGGGATTCTTGCCAAAACGATCGATGGCGTCATG
This region of Geoanaerobacter pelophilus genomic DNA includes:
- a CDS encoding DUF2127 domain-containing protein; its protein translation is MARKKKRKQLGTGGLHLVALFEGAKGVLVLVTGFGLLAYIHKDVHEAAVQLVRHFHLNPASHYPRVFLDLMERVHSPQLWAMAGAALLYASVRIAEAIGLWLRQRWAEWFGVLTGGIYIPVEIYEVTRSVTWPKVTVLLVNGLIVAYLIVEVSRSGKKRL
- a CDS encoding methyl-accepting chemotaxis protein; the protein is MKIRSKLLINTLFVLAIASTVAITSIVGMSKVRATLRELTQKSTPFQIKTMEAQRSLHAALAELASLEGTQNEAAFQAAKSRGETAVAEAIKAQNELAAMSGEKAETKLKTVADELVSLTGQRLAAEAAAQQVSQKIGQELTGVRQRLNALDKRVRGLQSTTSRAYSQSVAATGKVSSNLRNVEMLRLTLKDMQLAFNDLQRANTKKSIMLAQGRFNSALNKAKSSEHAKSNPGLAEDMKMTQVKTTELIKELNALVAADGKGDTAARDRLIAEAGEKIGASLIMVEQEINSSSQNYQNETARQEGLYSNSGDSTNVLVANAAFLSQAMLLDGLTSRVFIANTLKEVEELKAQIQSVRKELAVSRKALEGYLRKLKAKEELNMLSNGATALAAVEEMIVSDSGVIARISKRIELKARAAAASAELRKYAEEQAAIGRKNIEGAQATQEKSVSSLNNVVKSSTLLVGIIWVVAALAGSFFGIWIYRSVTSPLKKLISAADTIASGDLRVDLSGASNDEMGNVQSSMFTMSGGLHGMVEELRGAVKRLDDNSGHLNKAAMDVGDGAEKQASTVTQTKEAMVQMVQVSAEMARDASSVADAANEMRKMAESGATTIMETASELDSFIIGVEESGKKIESLGAKSEQIGEILDLIKGVADQTNLLALNAAIEAARAGEMGRGFAVVADEVRSLAERTTSATNDIGVMIKDMQEGVKISVAGMLEEKRGVAKLKEKTSAALTSIGTISSSVTNVAEMIQRMATASEEQSATAETVSRDMESMAGIAGDLVGTVSEIKTAIDTMNGVITDLDRVIEKFKV
- a CDS encoding bifunctional diguanylate cyclase/phosphodiesterase: MTRQVPKAIRKLPLPIVVFGLTLILICAGARFFIIESFIQLEKREMQRNVDRAVRLISEDIDHLNTLCSDYSGWDDAYKFVQDRNNKFIVDNLSPETFAKLRLSVLSYYDFQGAPVYEGAYDLDHGIGAKFPASLREHLVHTQTLTNFAAPSDNRFGILNLPEGVLLVVAKPVITSSYKGPIKGTLVMGRFLSPKTVARIADNLKLPLKIVAIDNKPQSEEFAQVRQLLAAGQKLALKTDQSGQIYGYTMLAGLSGEPALILRVDAHRSIYHEGEKSVAYFLGWIIICGGMVTGIFAWSVRRLADSHKETERSEERHRLVVERTDQGILLVDPGTHIVLDANPAFCLLVGQSLQDLVGTSAFTFINGDKSSIDETIERAKHEKRELSLIHRDGTKLVSEISITSIPTETGTADCYMFHDISMQRRFQDELLHQATHDQLTGLPNRSLLNDRMVQAITGARRRGDLVALLLIDLDHFKVVNDTMGHATGDMLLKSVANRLLSFVRSSDTLARFGGDEFVILLTCISNMSDIITVAENFSGLLAIPFVIQDRDYFMTASVGIAVFPDDGDSIDVLVKKADTAMYNAKELGRNGFQFFAEEMNLKMNSRLRVETQMRRALERNEMQLHYQPKLDIRSGTINGLEALIRWHNDSLGMVSPAEFIPIAEASGLIVQIGEWVLETACKQTLIWHNMGHASLRVSVNISTRQFVRPEFVDRIADIIEKCGLPAQFVDLEITESALTHNISETITILQRLKAMGVTISIDDFGTGYSSLNYLKRFPIDTLKIDKSFVDDVVERTEDAAIVATIIAMAHHMNLNVVAEGVETLEQLDLLKKGGCEEIQGYLFCKPQTAEGLTDFLESFRRKGCTLLKYKNR
- a CDS encoding substrate-binding domain-containing protein, translating into MKRMLKPFAIGAALFALCSGSCLAEEIKISAGGAPADSIIKPITAPFEKATGDKINLIFGGATISFKVFDRGDSEVVFAGSSFDDLLAALKKENYEVKDKSVYHVETIGKSQIYVAINKDNPVKALTKEQIKGIYTGKIQNWKEVGGNDDAIMAIISTQNPATMGAFKKMALDGADYLKDNLDVPTYPEITNTIAANPNAIGFGPYSLSAQGNKIPQMPEFVRPVVAVTKGSPSAKIKRLLDFIKGDGQKYVKP
- a CDS encoding acyl-[acyl-carrier-protein] thioesterase, translated to MMAPIFEKGFTVRSYEVDSKGRVRVTAILNYLQEVAGDHARLLGVAVRDLLPQGLTWVISRMHLKLFAEVSSREELLLRTWPSTRDARFTCREFELSTADGRLLGAATASFAVLDIATRRPVETSRLPAYPLVARRAIVDDFATIPRLAEPESELTFRVGREELDINNHLNNVVYAGWALETVPKTVAEQSRLADLEIVFRSEAFYGETVVARSSIMADAAHDTYLHQIVRAEDGLELARLISRWQPEVAEH
- the msrA gene encoding peptide-methionine (S)-S-oxide reductase MsrA → MAKQLEIATLAAGCFWCVEAVFTRLKGVESVVSGYSGGDIAKPSYNDVCSGETGHAEAVQINFDPDIISFDDLLDVFWRIHDPTTLNRQGADIGSQYRSAIFYHDSKQREVAEQSLAAAEAAKLWPDPIVTEIVPFDVFYPAEDYHQDYYRLNPHQPYCRLVIDPKISKLQKNFSNRLKGSSLD
- the glpK gene encoding glycerol kinase GlpK, coding for MSSVILALDQGTTSSRAIVFDIRGEVRAVAQHEFRQIFPQPGWVEHDGREIWSSQAGVAAEALASAGVSPRDVAAIGIANQRETTLLWDRKSGEPLHNAIVWQDRRTAQHCDRLKQDGLEPIFRAKTGLVLDAYFSGTKLTWLLDNIPGARERAEAGDLAFGTVDSWLAWNLSGGRLHITDASNASRTLMFNIHSLEWDKELLDILRIPAALLPKVVDSSSVYGCCSGNIFESIPIGGMAGDQQAALFGQGCGKEGMAKNTYGTGCFMLMHTGARPVTSGHNLLTTVAWQINGAAEYALEGSVFIAGAAVQWLRDGLGIIRDSAEVEALAATVTDNGGVYFVPAFSGLGAPHWDPYARGTIVGISRGTTAAHIARAVLESIAFQTDDLRAAMESDSGVLLSELRVDGGASVNNLLLQFQADLLGVNVVRPMVRETTALGAAYLAGLAVGFWSDRNEIERFWQRDRLFTPLMASDRVSMLKQFWAKGLGRSMGWDAP